One genomic window of Candidatus Pseudobacter hemicellulosilyticus includes the following:
- a CDS encoding glycosyltransferase — MTDTNNIIQSLWIGKALSDMEQLCIESYLQNGHAFHLYAYAGIENVPAGTVLCNANEVIHHSRIFLDNRGSVASFADWFRYQLLYEKGGWWVDMDTVCLQYFSIEAPCCFVTEGAMNGREGKITNGYIKSYPGNSILKDCLEFILAADHGAVQWGSFGPALLQEMVQRNDGMAFVQPPAGFNPVHWFEMYKLITRQENLDCSRAFGVHLWNEIWRLGYLDKNATYHPDSLYERLKRTYLLL; from the coding sequence ATGACAGACACCAATAATATAATTCAAAGCCTGTGGATAGGGAAGGCTTTGTCCGATATGGAGCAGCTCTGCATTGAGTCTTACCTGCAGAACGGCCATGCCTTTCATTTGTACGCTTACGCCGGTATTGAAAATGTACCGGCCGGGACAGTACTGTGTAATGCCAATGAGGTCATTCACCATTCCAGGATCTTCCTGGATAACCGGGGTTCGGTGGCCTCCTTTGCAGACTGGTTTCGCTACCAGCTGCTGTATGAGAAGGGTGGCTGGTGGGTGGATATGGATACTGTTTGCCTGCAATATTTCTCCATAGAAGCGCCCTGTTGTTTTGTAACGGAGGGCGCCATGAATGGCCGGGAGGGGAAGATCACCAACGGTTACATAAAATCATATCCCGGCAATAGTATTCTTAAAGATTGCCTGGAGTTTATCCTTGCCGCGGATCATGGCGCTGTTCAATGGGGAAGTTTTGGACCGGCGCTGTTGCAGGAAATGGTGCAACGGAATGATGGGATGGCCTTTGTACAGCCTCCCGCCGGTTTTAACCCGGTCCATTGGTTCGAGATGTATAAACTCATCACCCGGCAGGAAAACCTGGATTGCAGCAGGGCTTTTGGCGTACATCTCTGGAATGAGATATGGCGTTTGGGGTACCTGGATAAAAATGCCACCTATCATCCTGACAGCCTCTATGAAAGGTTAAAAAGAACGTATTTGTTACTATAA
- a CDS encoding 6-bladed beta-propeller: MKTNLLCRLLWLATALCSLSCNLISKDRKPPKVIPPIKEISLDPQPVPASTGKLEFSGISLTDVAVIPLDNTDSQAVIAGTDRLIFRNNFIYNFDLRKEKSIAIFDRKGRFVKKIQKQGGAEDEYQSIKDARINTLNGDIELLCNMGTKLIIYDSLGNYKSYYRMTECPGPKFFYHIGGSIYLYEQFLACGDKLMKRGTGYRLVKRSLANPEGPGEKFLPYNFSVTVPDAALNFDAFSACSWSADTALLYENFNDTVYHVTAGAVGYRYVVRFTGEKQKPDNLLTDDAISNITGHLRANKLSRVIRFLENETHISIFYGYYNWKEQLTTVNNAFYDKGSGRTTVFRNDRLLAKAGDTPFYFSNYLVPAFLDDSGRFVSMIGADDLSLLLTLKAENNSSFFKKSGLQQVKAGGNPVLICYTINALNQ; this comes from the coding sequence ATGAAAACGAATTTGCTTTGCCGCCTGTTATGGCTGGCAACTGCGCTCTGTTCACTTTCCTGTAATCTGATCAGTAAGGACAGGAAACCTCCGAAAGTTATTCCGCCCATAAAGGAGATCTCATTGGATCCACAGCCCGTTCCCGCCAGTACCGGTAAGCTGGAGTTTTCAGGCATATCCCTGACAGATGTAGCCGTCATCCCGCTGGATAATACAGACAGCCAGGCAGTCATTGCCGGAACGGACCGGCTGATTTTCCGGAATAACTTCATTTATAATTTCGACCTCAGAAAGGAAAAGTCAATTGCCATTTTCGACCGGAAGGGCCGCTTCGTTAAAAAAATTCAAAAACAGGGCGGTGCTGAGGATGAATACCAATCCATCAAGGATGCCAGGATCAATACCCTCAATGGCGATATTGAATTGCTGTGCAATATGGGAACTAAGCTGATCATATATGATTCATTGGGGAACTATAAGTCGTATTACCGTATGACGGAATGCCCCGGACCTAAATTTTTCTATCATATTGGCGGCAGCATTTATCTCTATGAACAGTTCCTGGCCTGTGGCGATAAGCTGATGAAAAGGGGGACAGGCTACAGGCTTGTTAAAAGATCCCTGGCTAACCCCGAAGGGCCTGGCGAAAAATTCCTCCCTTATAATTTCTCCGTTACCGTTCCTGACGCCGCTTTGAATTTTGACGCATTCAGCGCCTGCAGCTGGTCGGCCGATACAGCCCTTCTGTATGAGAACTTTAATGATACAGTTTACCATGTGACCGCTGGTGCTGTTGGTTACAGGTATGTTGTCAGGTTTACCGGAGAAAAGCAGAAACCCGATAACCTGTTGACGGATGATGCTATATCCAATATAACAGGTCACCTGCGTGCCAATAAGTTATCCCGCGTGATCAGGTTCCTGGAAAACGAAACCCATATCTCTATATTTTATGGGTATTATAACTGGAAGGAACAGCTGACCACCGTGAACAATGCTTTTTATGATAAAGGCTCCGGAAGAACAACGGTCTTCCGGAACGACCGGCTGCTGGCAAAAGCCGGGGACACCCCATTCTATTTTTCCAATTACCTGGTGCCGGCCTTCCTGGATGATTCGGGTCGTTTTGTGAGTATGATAGGGGCAGATGATCTGTCCCTGCTGCTGACCCTTAAAGCTGAAAACAACAGTTCCTTTTTTAAGAAGTCTGGACTGCAGCAGGTGAAGGCAGGAGGAAACCCGGTGCTGATATGTTATACTATTAATGCATTAAACCAATAA
- a CDS encoding efflux RND transporter permease subunit, translating to MNILSPFRVLLIFLTVSITAFFAIRNLPVELAPKDSSPVLNLAFQLNNSSPDVVEQQVTSLLENGCSSLRGLKQLNSVSNYNGGTIQLSFDRSVDLNYKKIELAAIIRRIYPQLPQGAGYPLISEGQPTKKNVPLLIYSVNADLQVSTIKEQTEAIFRKACADVPGLKEVVVSGDAFMQLNIRFDKEKCRSWHIDAAAISSSLNNYFQTAYPGTINTGRQEQYFMQLPAPQADVQVVKDLSIPTLTGQYVSLKDFAEVYIQEEQPGSYYRINGKNSVSISFFARTGQNELIVAKRIKTIASQLGKKLPEGFTLHAAYDNTTAFREEVNRNYRRLAIALSILLVFILLSYRNWRYACNLFIGLAGALSLTAVAAFLSGISIHLYTLAGLAVAFGIAIDNGIVMLDHYHRQQNRKIFLAILGANLTTIAALSVVFLLPEEEQKNLRDFIIIIITTLAASLLSALWLTPALYKLMPVPKKHTGPGHLHSHSAYRQRIRQLIRENYERSIVFLAHHRKIFLGCLVLAFGLPLFMLPARWDGNNWYQQWYNSSLGNEYYLQNIRPVTDKWLGGSLRLFLKEVYEKRTMRDPGRTILYLTAALPAGNTPEQLNNILTGFENYLLSVKGVAGFITNIHSGQYGAIEISFTDSAAVTSFPNQLKSSLISRSLDWGGVTWSVYGVGQGFNNGNNDGFPGYAITMKGYNYDELEKQANRLARKLGREDRVRNINTNSRLNYTEKESREYVLELNPRLLALSGTDNTHVLKALTQMAQPAGAQGQITIHNQYYAVNVSATDAARFSPYTMMKEDLFIDAGTLVRLDKLGGIVLRSTVSSIYKENRQYIRVLGFEYMGPAQAGQKILDTTLKAMRTEIPAGYTAVDKSNPNSWGTDTRPQRQPLAFALLAIIFFMGSIIFGSLRKPFFMIAVIPVSYMGLMLLFYLGGFHFDQGGYAAFILLGALVANAAILVINDHNTLQKADQAAATNRLLLRAVSNRARTVVLTSLSACCSMIPFLLEGDSQVFWFALAIGAIGGSVFSLFAVLIVLPVLLWQKNTPVNGRE from the coding sequence GTGAACATACTATCTCCTTTCAGGGTACTGTTAATTTTCCTGACCGTTAGCATTACTGCTTTTTTTGCCATACGGAACCTGCCCGTTGAACTGGCGCCAAAAGACAGCTCACCTGTACTGAACCTTGCCTTTCAGCTAAACAACAGCAGTCCGGATGTAGTAGAACAGCAGGTGACTTCCCTACTTGAAAACGGGTGTTCGTCCCTGAGAGGACTGAAACAGCTCAACTCCGTTTCCAATTACAACGGCGGGACCATTCAACTCAGCTTTGACAGGTCAGTGGATCTTAACTATAAGAAAATTGAATTAGCAGCTATTATCCGGCGCATATATCCCCAGCTGCCACAAGGCGCAGGATACCCGCTGATCAGCGAAGGGCAGCCTACCAAGAAAAATGTGCCGCTGCTTATTTATTCCGTGAACGCCGACTTACAGGTATCTACTATAAAAGAGCAGACAGAAGCTATCTTCCGGAAAGCCTGCGCTGACGTTCCCGGCCTGAAAGAGGTGGTGGTATCTGGCGATGCATTTATGCAGCTGAACATCCGTTTTGACAAGGAAAAATGCAGGTCCTGGCATATAGATGCTGCGGCCATCAGCAGCAGCCTCAACAACTATTTCCAGACAGCCTACCCGGGCACTATCAATACCGGCCGGCAGGAACAATATTTCATGCAGCTGCCCGCTCCGCAGGCAGACGTTCAGGTCGTTAAAGACCTGTCCATCCCCACCCTGACCGGCCAGTATGTATCGCTGAAGGATTTTGCGGAAGTATATATACAGGAGGAACAGCCCGGAAGCTACTACAGGATCAACGGGAAAAACTCGGTCAGCATTTCCTTTTTTGCCAGAACAGGACAGAATGAATTAATAGTAGCCAAAAGGATAAAAACAATCGCCAGCCAGCTTGGCAAAAAACTACCGGAAGGTTTTACATTGCATGCAGCCTATGATAATACCACCGCTTTCAGGGAGGAGGTGAACAGGAATTACAGGAGACTGGCCATTGCTTTATCCATATTGCTGGTCTTTATCCTGTTGTCTTACCGCAACTGGCGCTATGCCTGCAACCTGTTCATTGGACTGGCCGGCGCCTTATCCCTTACAGCAGTAGCCGCCTTCCTATCCGGCATTTCCATTCATCTATATACCCTTGCCGGATTAGCGGTAGCTTTTGGCATTGCCATTGACAATGGAATAGTCATGCTGGATCATTACCACCGGCAGCAGAACAGGAAGATCTTCCTGGCCATACTGGGCGCCAACCTGACCACCATTGCCGCCTTATCTGTAGTGTTCCTGCTACCGGAGGAGGAGCAGAAAAACCTGCGGGATTTTATCATCATAATTATCACCACCCTGGCCGCCTCCTTATTGTCTGCCTTATGGCTTACACCGGCACTGTACAAACTGATGCCGGTTCCCAAAAAACATACAGGACCTGGCCACCTGCACAGCCATTCAGCTTACCGGCAGAGGATCAGACAGCTGATCCGGGAAAACTATGAAAGAAGTATTGTTTTTTTAGCCCATCACCGGAAAATATTCCTCGGCTGCCTGGTACTGGCTTTTGGCCTTCCCCTGTTTATGCTGCCTGCCAGATGGGATGGCAATAACTGGTACCAGCAATGGTACAACAGCAGTCTGGGCAATGAATACTACCTGCAAAATATCCGTCCGGTAACAGATAAATGGCTGGGCGGCTCACTCCGGCTTTTTCTAAAAGAGGTGTATGAGAAAAGGACTATGCGGGATCCTGGCCGGACCATACTTTACCTGACCGCAGCGCTTCCTGCCGGCAATACGCCGGAACAGCTGAACAATATCCTGACCGGGTTTGAAAACTATCTGTTATCAGTAAAGGGCGTAGCAGGGTTTATTACCAATATCCATTCCGGGCAATACGGGGCAATAGAGATCAGCTTCACAGATAGTGCAGCAGTCACCTCTTTTCCCAACCAGTTAAAATCAAGCCTGATCAGCCGCTCCCTCGACTGGGGCGGCGTGACCTGGTCGGTCTATGGTGTTGGACAGGGATTCAACAATGGAAACAATGACGGTTTCCCGGGTTACGCGATTACCATGAAAGGCTATAATTATGATGAGCTGGAAAAGCAGGCCAACAGGCTGGCCCGGAAATTAGGCAGGGAAGACAGGGTCCGGAACATCAACACCAATAGCCGGCTGAATTATACTGAAAAAGAAAGCAGGGAGTATGTCCTGGAGCTAAACCCCAGGCTGCTGGCTTTATCCGGCACTGATAATACCCATGTACTGAAAGCACTGACCCAGATGGCGCAGCCGGCAGGCGCACAGGGACAAATAACCATCCACAACCAGTATTATGCAGTAAACGTATCAGCAACAGATGCTGCCCGTTTTTCTCCATACACTATGATGAAGGAGGATCTTTTCATTGACGCCGGCACCCTTGTGCGACTGGACAAGCTGGGCGGCATAGTATTGCGGTCCACTGTCAGCAGCATTTACAAAGAGAACCGGCAATATATCCGGGTACTGGGCTTTGAGTACATGGGTCCTGCCCAGGCCGGTCAGAAAATACTGGATACAACACTCAAAGCAATGCGGACCGAAATACCGGCCGGTTATACCGCTGTTGATAAAAGTAACCCCAATAGCTGGGGAACTGACACCAGGCCCCAAAGACAGCCGCTGGCCTTTGCCCTGCTGGCCATCATCTTCTTTATGGGCAGCATTATTTTCGGGAGCCTCCGCAAGCCGTTTTTCATGATTGCTGTCATCCCCGTTTCCTATATGGGGCTGATGCTGCTCTTTTACCTGGGGGGCTTCCATTTTGACCAGGGAGGCTACGCGGCATTCATTCTCCTGGGGGCCCTTGTAGCCAATGCAGCCATCCTGGTCATCAATGATCACAACACGCTGCAAAAAGCAGATCAGGCAGCGGCTACCAATCGGCTGTTACTGCGAGCTGTCAGCAACAGGGCAAGAACAGTAGTGTTGACAAGCCTTTCCGCCTGTTGCAGCATGATCCCTTTTTTATTGGAAGGGGATTCCCAGGTATTCTGGTTTGCACTGGCCATCGGCGCCATCGGCGGATCTGTTTTTTCCCTGTTCGCCGTATTGATTGTATTACCTGTACTGCTCTGGCAGAAAAATACCCCCGTCAATGGAAGGGAATGA
- a CDS encoding Gldg family protein codes for MKIIAKVTRTELRTLFYSPIAWFLMIVFLIQCGVVYFSVLEMLTKSQELHNGEVGYTGFRFSLTDYVYLGPMGLFGKVMQNLYLYVPLLTMSLISRELSSGTIKLLYSSPVKVYEIIMGKYLAMLLYSFILVMIAGIFLFAGMFHIAHPQTAMLLSAMLGLFLLLAAYSAIGLFMSCLTSYQVVAAISTFVMIGVLSYIGSVGQDIAFVRTLTYYLSISGRTQNMLAGLITTKDILYFGVIVFIFLGFSILKIRGGMESRPALVKAGRYIAVVAVALAIGWVSSLPGCIGYADVTFNRSRSLTPRVQELIADLGDEPLQVTAYANLLDRYFYLGNPRSFNQNQARWESYLRFKPTIQLNTVMYYDSVAAGNSFRIGKEDGKTLKEKAAQYAKTLDVDIREVLTPQEIRKRIDLRPENNRYVMQLTWKGRSTFLRVFDDIMVWPSETEVAAAIRRLQRAGMPRIAFVTGSLERDIDRTGDRDYKTLTNLPSFRNSLVNQGFDVLTLSLEQEAIPADISTLVLADPKLSLQPVVLEKIRAYISRGGNLLLAGEPGRQEILNPLLSELGVQLNAGMLIQESRNDGPGLVKALLDTNAAPFYTPLQKAIKDSMRLTMPGVTGLSVIPGTGFVARPLAVTAAGSTWQTSRKLDLETLVAARFDKRNSPVTVANAVPAGPGNTKDTAGTVFFSAADGDEYGPVVTVAGLTRTVNGKEQRIVVAGDADFISNKELTRNGTSNFVFSTSLFRWLSHGEFPVDTSRPEAEDKKIRLTLDELKFQRLLFVWAAPALLLIVGAVLLVRRKRK; via the coding sequence ATGAAAATAATTGCCAAAGTTACCAGGACCGAACTCCGTACCCTGTTCTATTCGCCCATCGCCTGGTTCCTGATGATCGTGTTCCTGATCCAGTGTGGCGTGGTGTATTTTTCGGTATTGGAAATGTTGACCAAAAGCCAGGAACTGCACAATGGCGAAGTGGGGTATACCGGTTTCAGGTTCAGCCTGACCGATTATGTGTACCTGGGGCCCATGGGGCTTTTCGGGAAGGTGATGCAGAATCTCTACCTGTACGTACCCCTGCTTACCATGAGCCTGATCAGCCGGGAGCTGAGCAGCGGGACCATCAAGCTGTTGTATTCCTCGCCGGTAAAAGTATATGAGATCATCATGGGTAAATACCTCGCTATGCTGCTGTATAGCTTTATCCTGGTAATGATTGCCGGCATATTCCTGTTTGCCGGCATGTTCCATATCGCGCATCCGCAAACAGCCATGCTGTTGTCGGCCATGCTGGGCCTGTTCCTCCTGCTGGCCGCTTATTCGGCAATCGGGTTATTCATGAGTTGCCTGACCAGCTACCAGGTGGTGGCGGCCATCAGCACCTTTGTGATGATCGGGGTATTGAGCTATATCGGATCGGTAGGGCAGGACATTGCCTTTGTACGGACGCTCACCTACTATCTTTCTATCAGTGGCCGTACACAAAATATGCTGGCAGGGCTGATCACCACCAAGGATATCCTTTATTTCGGGGTGATCGTGTTCATATTCCTTGGCTTCAGTATCCTGAAGATCCGCGGTGGTATGGAATCCAGACCGGCACTGGTGAAGGCCGGCAGGTATATAGCTGTTGTTGCTGTTGCGCTGGCTATTGGCTGGGTGTCTTCCCTTCCCGGTTGTATTGGTTATGCAGATGTGACCTTTAATAGATCAAGGTCGCTCACCCCGCGTGTGCAGGAACTGATAGCCGACCTGGGAGATGAGCCGCTGCAGGTGACTGCCTACGCCAACCTGCTGGACCGCTACTTTTACCTGGGCAATCCAAGATCCTTTAACCAGAACCAGGCCAGGTGGGAATCTTATCTCCGCTTTAAACCCACTATTCAGTTGAATACGGTCATGTACTATGATAGTGTAGCTGCCGGAAACAGCTTCAGGATTGGGAAAGAAGATGGCAAGACCCTGAAAGAAAAAGCAGCGCAGTATGCCAAAACCCTGGATGTGGATATCCGCGAGGTGCTGACGCCGCAGGAGATCCGTAAAAGGATTGACCTGCGCCCGGAAAATAACCGCTATGTGATGCAGCTGACCTGGAAAGGCCGCAGTACTTTCCTGCGGGTGTTTGATGATATCATGGTATGGCCCAGTGAGACCGAAGTGGCTGCGGCCATCCGGAGATTGCAGCGGGCCGGTATGCCCCGGATCGCTTTTGTGACCGGCAGCCTGGAAAGGGATATTGACAGAACGGGGGACAGGGACTATAAAACCCTCACCAACCTGCCCTCCTTCCGCAATTCCCTGGTGAACCAGGGTTTTGATGTGCTGACCCTTTCCCTGGAACAGGAAGCTATCCCGGCCGATATATCCACCCTGGTGCTGGCTGATCCAAAACTGAGCCTGCAACCCGTTGTGCTGGAAAAGATCCGGGCCTATATCAGCCGGGGCGGTAATCTCCTGCTGGCAGGAGAGCCGGGCCGGCAGGAGATACTCAATCCTTTACTCAGTGAATTGGGTGTACAGCTTAACGCAGGTATGCTGATCCAGGAAAGCCGGAATGATGGGCCTGGCCTGGTTAAAGCACTGCTGGATACCAATGCTGCACCATTTTATACGCCCCTGCAGAAAGCCATCAAAGACAGTATGCGCCTGACGATGCCTGGTGTTACAGGATTGTCGGTTATCCCAGGAACAGGATTTGTGGCCCGGCCGCTGGCTGTAACAGCTGCCGGCAGTACCTGGCAAACAAGCAGGAAACTGGACCTGGAGACCCTGGTGGCTGCCCGCTTTGATAAAAGGAATAGTCCGGTAACCGTAGCTAACGCTGTCCCTGCCGGGCCGGGAAATACAAAGGATACTGCTGGCACTGTATTTTTCTCAGCGGCGGATGGTGATGAATACGGTCCCGTTGTTACTGTAGCCGGCCTGACCAGGACGGTCAATGGAAAAGAGCAAAGGATTGTAGTGGCCGGTGATGCAGACTTTATCAGTAACAAAGAACTGACGCGGAACGGTACCTCGAATTTTGTGTTCAGCACTTCTTTGTTCCGCTGGCTGAGCCATGGAGAATTCCCTGTGGATACCAGCCGGCCTGAAGCCGAGGATAAAAAGATCAGGCTTACGCTGGATGAACTGAAGTTCCAGCGGCTGCTGTTTGTATGGGCGGCGCCTGCGCTCCTGTTGATTGTTGGTGCGGTATTACTGGTAAGGCGGAAACGGAAATGA
- a CDS encoding efflux RND transporter periplasmic adaptor subunit: protein MKKFFIHTNYGVVLCIGGLFSLLSCTSVQGKGEAEAPVVNNNKAVDPAVTAVRTVVCEPGSFEYLIQANGKLRSLHDQVIIAESSGRLIVCHAATGKQFPAGALIAQTDITAARFRLAKAELSRYNSEKEYQSQLLGYEALLKDRSGEVADGIIKKLQISTGLLPAEQDIAEAAYEITKAAIHAPFSGMLADVAIEKGQQVSSGQQLFRIYDPQAMILEVKLLEADICLLKKGLLAELTPVAYPTKRYHAAVIEVNPYIDENGMALVRLKLNVARELFPGMNCSATIKVPSGQTLVVPGEAIVMRNDKPVVFTLSGNRARWNYVKPGRTNGRQVEILEGLKPGQQVIISNNLQLAHDAPVRQMMAGEDPVK from the coding sequence ATGAAAAAGTTTTTTATACATACCAACTATGGAGTAGTCCTTTGTATAGGAGGATTATTTTCCCTGTTGTCCTGTACCAGCGTCCAGGGAAAAGGGGAGGCGGAGGCGCCTGTGGTTAACAATAACAAAGCCGTTGATCCTGCTGTGACAGCCGTGAGAACGGTTGTTTGCGAACCAGGCAGCTTTGAGTACCTGATCCAGGCAAACGGTAAACTTAGGTCCCTGCATGACCAGGTGATTATTGCTGAGTCTTCCGGCAGGTTGATCGTATGCCATGCAGCCACGGGGAAACAGTTCCCGGCAGGAGCATTGATTGCACAAACAGATATTACGGCAGCCAGGTTCAGGCTGGCAAAAGCTGAATTAAGTCGTTATAACAGTGAAAAAGAATACCAAAGCCAGTTGCTGGGTTACGAAGCCTTGTTAAAGGACAGATCGGGTGAGGTGGCGGACGGCATTATCAAAAAGCTACAGATCAGTACCGGCCTGTTGCCCGCGGAGCAGGATATAGCTGAGGCGGCATATGAAATAACAAAAGCTGCTATCCATGCGCCGTTCAGCGGTATGCTGGCGGACGTGGCTATTGAAAAAGGACAACAGGTCAGCTCAGGGCAGCAACTGTTCAGGATATATGATCCCCAGGCCATGATCCTGGAAGTAAAACTGCTGGAAGCGGATATATGCCTGCTGAAAAAAGGGTTGCTGGCAGAGCTGACCCCTGTGGCCTATCCCACCAAAAGATACCATGCTGCTGTCATTGAGGTCAATCCCTATATTGACGAGAACGGGATGGCCCTGGTAAGGCTGAAGCTGAATGTGGCCAGGGAACTCTTCCCGGGCATGAATTGCAGCGCTACCATCAAAGTGCCTTCCGGGCAAACCCTGGTGGTGCCTGGAGAAGCCATCGTGATGCGGAACGACAAACCCGTGGTATTTACCCTTTCGGGTAACAGGGCCAGATGGAATTATGTGAAACCGGGGCGTACAAACGGCAGGCAGGTGGAGATACTGGAAGGACTGAAACCTGGTCAGCAGGTAATTATCAGCAATAACCTGCAGTTGGCGCATGATGCGCCTGTCAGGCAAATGATGGCCGGGGAAGACCCTGTAAAATAA
- a CDS encoding galactosyltransferase-related protein produces MQKRIDLSDTSFVIPVRIDSADRIDNLTVIVSYLNTYFDTTIIILESDKEPRVKELTPGSYEYIFIESTAPLFDRTSNNNRLLNACNTPIAVLYDADVIIPPDQLLKAIEGIRKKSWHFSLPYDGRFIQVDKYCRQLFKKTLRLDFLQEAEWLFETSTWNSVGGCFVCQLAEYKKNGMENESIEGWGHDDAERVKRLRKLGYYINRSSGPLYHLCHSRSNNSYFFDQARAAASFGTYFNICSSSRQAVQQEIKQWEQKRSLYDRHQ; encoded by the coding sequence ATGCAGAAAAGAATTGATCTTTCAGATACCAGCTTTGTTATCCCTGTGCGGATTGACAGTGCAGACAGGATTGATAATTTAACCGTTATTGTCAGTTACCTGAATACTTATTTTGATACTACCATCATCATCCTTGAGTCTGACAAAGAGCCGCGGGTGAAAGAACTGACGCCCGGTAGTTATGAATATATCTTTATTGAATCCACCGCACCGTTGTTTGACAGGACTTCCAACAATAACCGCCTGCTGAATGCCTGTAACACGCCCATAGCCGTTTTATATGATGCGGATGTTATTATCCCTCCTGATCAGTTGCTGAAAGCCATTGAGGGCATCCGTAAAAAAAGCTGGCATTTTTCCCTGCCCTATGATGGCCGGTTTATACAGGTGGATAAATACTGCCGTCAGCTGTTTAAAAAAACATTGCGGCTTGATTTTTTGCAGGAGGCCGAATGGCTCTTTGAAACCAGTACCTGGAATTCTGTCGGCGGCTGTTTTGTTTGCCAGCTTGCCGAATACAAAAAGAATGGAATGGAGAACGAAAGTATCGAAGGCTGGGGCCATGACGATGCGGAAAGAGTGAAACGGCTACGGAAGCTGGGCTATTATATAAACAGGTCATCGGGGCCGCTTTATCATTTATGCCATAGCCGCAGCAACAATTCTTACTTTTTTGACCAGGCAAGGGCCGCCGCCAGCTTCGGGACCTACTTTAACATATGCTCCAGCTCCCGGCAGGCTGTACAGCAGGAAATAAAACAATGGGAGCAAAAGCGGTCGCTATATGACAGACACCAATAA
- a CDS encoding glycosyltransferase has translation MSNASGRKVSVVLFFCALRTGHFGQKTFVDRVISFFREDPGIDITIIHTDSTASRELTIVKEDGITNLLVPAPENKMHINALQDQFQKKYAHRLLDILFPYVRNLPNVVFWVNSIDYLNVCVAIRERFENVQLLYVHHAWSWKGFINMADQEFARHWKKGNNAISPGAFEMTGYQQKIASLADRIITVTAHASTYFEEVLGIHARKLRLIYNGIDTEREIARDKKALKHKYGIGEQEQLIIFAGRLTKEKGAYCIVDAFNLVAQRHSNSRLLVIGDGEIAKCLSRAASNWSRISFTGEITHEQVQELYSIAAIGVQPSLIEQCSFTALEMALYHLPMLVSNDIGLNEMFRDGIDALMVGVKYDTEGIKYLDPEEIADKLIYLLENPSVAETLGERAYDRVSQKFNIQQMRRGYMDTIETFSNSFEPAGI, from the coding sequence ATGAGCAACGCATCCGGACGGAAGGTCAGTGTAGTGTTGTTTTTTTGTGCCCTGCGCACCGGCCATTTTGGTCAGAAGACTTTTGTGGACAGGGTTATATCTTTTTTCAGGGAGGATCCCGGTATTGATATTACTATCATACACACGGACTCAACAGCATCCAGGGAACTGACTATTGTAAAGGAAGATGGTATCACAAATCTGCTTGTTCCTGCACCGGAAAATAAAATGCATATCAATGCGCTGCAGGACCAGTTCCAGAAAAAATATGCCCACAGGCTGCTGGATATTCTTTTCCCTTATGTCAGAAACCTGCCGAATGTCGTGTTCTGGGTGAATTCAATTGATTACCTGAATGTTTGTGTGGCTATCAGGGAGCGGTTTGAAAATGTTCAGCTCCTATATGTACACCATGCCTGGAGCTGGAAAGGGTTTATCAATATGGCCGACCAGGAATTTGCCCGGCACTGGAAAAAAGGGAACAACGCTATCAGTCCCGGCGCTTTTGAAATGACCGGTTACCAGCAGAAAATAGCCTCCCTGGCTGACCGGATCATTACTGTAACCGCACATGCCAGCACTTATTTTGAGGAAGTGCTGGGGATCCATGCACGTAAATTAAGGTTGATCTATAATGGGATTGATACAGAGAGAGAAATAGCCAGGGATAAAAAGGCATTGAAGCATAAATACGGGATTGGCGAGCAGGAGCAGCTGATCATTTTTGCAGGGCGGCTGACAAAAGAAAAAGGCGCTTATTGCATAGTAGATGCTTTTAACCTGGTAGCTCAAAGGCATAGCAATAGCCGGCTCCTGGTTATTGGCGATGGGGAAATAGCAAAATGTTTGTCGCGCGCTGCTTCCAACTGGAGCAGGATCAGTTTTACTGGGGAGATAACCCATGAGCAGGTCCAGGAACTGTATAGTATAGCTGCTATAGGCGTGCAGCCATCCCTGATTGAGCAGTGCAGCTTTACCGCGCTGGAGATGGCGCTTTACCACCTGCCCATGCTGGTCAGCAATGATATTGGCCTGAATGAAATGTTCCGGGATGGCATCGATGCATTAATGGTCGGCGTTAAATATGACACCGAAGGGATCAAATACCTTGATCCGGAAGAGATCGCTGATAAGCTCATTTACCTGTTAGAAAATCCTTCAGTTGCGGAAACGCTTGGGGAGAGGGCTTATGATAGAGTTTCCCAAAAGTTCAACATACAGCAAATGAGACGGGGGTATATGGATACCATTGAAACCTTCAGCAATAGTTTTGAGCCAGCCGGGATATAG